CTACCAATCTCCATTTTGGGACCTCTGTATTTAGAAAATCCTGCGTACGGCCCTGGTTGTAAGGGATGGAAGAAGACTGTGAGAAGGGGGCATCAGAGGCGAGGAGGATGTCCCTGGCAGGACGTCTCTGGCCAGAGTTCCTTGTGAGGAGCTCAATCTTTCTGCTAGCAAAGCTGTAGTTCTTTGTATCTGGTGAATAATTCATAGCTCATGTCTTCATCTGAACTGTTAAAAGACATGCACAAAATAACAacatgtaaattttttttttttttttatattttaacatcaaaagaTGGTTCACAATAAACTGAACCTTGCATAGTGTGGTACTAAAGTCAACTTGACTTGAACAGccggctgacttttccatttgatgacatgacatggttagaatCAGATggtaaatgttatatattaagTTGGCTGACAACCTTACAGACAAACACCATATTTACAATTAAaccattatatttaaaaataggatattaatcatatcatataataataaaatatcatgtaTTGTTATGTGGTCACTAATCAAAATGATATTTGTTTTATCACTGCATTTATCTGAGATCACAGAAAATTAAGTTGCGTAATAACCATTTATTTCTATGTATGTaatgtgctttttattttcaaaatgacattttgtaatgtaaataacttttattgggataaaataaaaattaactttcaaattaattttagaaATTGCTTAGAAATGActgtaacaaaataaatgcaaaaaaaaaaaaatctgaacaaaatgttttaaaagcacAGATTTCTTACATATTTTTTCTTGCagctaatgttgttaactatgCCACCATGTGATAATATATCACTGTTCTTGTGacgttaataataataataattaattaattaattaattaataaaaaaacttgaAGAAGGGGAAGGAGGAAGAAGGCGTGGCCCTATCTCCGGTaaagtgtcatttttatttattcttttagttttagtttttttttttcacttataAGCTGTTGATTTTCTGCTGTTCATCTGGAATTACGTTACAAATAATTTGTGAATGCCCCTGAATGATGCTAGCTCACATGGAGACATTCCAGTTCATGCACTTTATAATCCTTGCTTTTGAATTAATTATAAACCAGAAAAATCGTTTGTATTAGAAAAGACTATTGTTCAGTTGGCTGTATAGATAAAAGTATATAGATTAAATTAATGACAAAtggtaattaaatttaaataaagagaCAGGGACATTATATTAactataacattaaaaatactaattaaaaacattacaggTGCAATATTGGCAAAATTGGTTGACAGAATCAGAGGCACACTGTAATTGCctataaaagaaaatgaatgatCATTTTAGTAAGTTAGTGAGTTCAGATTTGTAGGGACAAGTGATCAGAGACCAGTGTGATGTTTggtgagttataaaaaaaactagGCTCAGTCTGATCctcaaatatataataaatataaattataacatTAGTAGATAGGCTATGGAACCCACAGCAATTAaaaaaacgtttaaaaaaaataataataattttattcgtaGATAATCACAAGTGAgatttcaattatattttgaCCACATAATAAGGAAATGTCCCcagtttacattttagaaagtcctttgctttaaatgtgtttgtaacACAGCTTCGCGCGGGACCGGGTCACGTGACTTCACCGCCGCGGAGGCGCGCGTGTTCTATTCATGACGTCACAGACTCTGAATATGCAAATGAGTTGAGTTCAGTTGGATTCTCTGAGCAGCGACCGAAGCGGTTACAGACACAATCAAACACAGTCTACAGATAGACAACAATAGACAACACACAGAGAGCGAACATCATGGATGCAGACTCACCAGAGACTCAACCGTCGAGTGGAAAACCTGAACAACAGAACAACCCAACAGGTAACACATCAAAACTGACATATATACAGAAATAATAGTAAGAGACGATTACTGTGTGACTTCTGTGACTGTAGCACAGCATCAGCAGCCTCTTCCAGAAACATCAACTTCAGTGCAAAACCTGGAGCTAAAATTATGGTTTCAGAAACAACCAtaacacaacttttttttttctttttgtggcAGCGCAAGTAAAATTAGCATTAATAGCAACTGATTCCCTCGTAtctttagttgttttattaacagtaATGACAGAGAGCAGCAGGTAATATATTAACATGTAAATCACAGATCTAATATACCTCAGATTTTTCCACAAGTAGTAATATGATGCAGCTTTCTGTGTGAAAAAGGAGTTAATTATCCGACTAATTACAGACTATTGTATCTAGCTACTGTTAGCATATGACCTGCCTTTGCCATGATCTGCATCTTCATCTTCTACTAGGTCTGCGTTAAAATATGCCGTGAGCTTCGgtacaaaatataacaaatttgACTGactttacactttattttagccatttttttttctctcttttgagaTCCACTTTCATATTTGGGAGCGGCTGCACATGCATTCAAAGCAAAGTAACTCAtaattttaaagggacagtcgACTCATTATAAAATTCAGTTACAGTATTTTCCGGCATCACCCGTGTATTAATGCAGCCCAGCTCATGAACTAGCAacataaagcagctctacattACGACAGTTTTACAAGTTAATCATTCAGCTGTAATCTATGCTAATAATAAAGATGTTTCTCATCAATATATTCTTTGTctgcagaaaaacacacaaaagggAGGAAAGGTTTCAGGAGCCTGCGGAAGGCTGTAAAACGCCACTTCCAAAGCCTCAAAACCAAAGTGTGTCGTGGTGTGCCTGAAGGGGAGCCATCGCAGGAGAATCCACAAACATCCAGAGCAGAACCGACAGCAGACACAGATCCGCTCGAGGCCCAGCAAGTGTTCGATTACGCTCAAGCGACGCAGAGTAGAGCTGTAGCATCAGCTGAGAGCAGCAGCGACGTGTTCGAGGACGCATTCGAGTACTTCCCAGCGGAGAACAGCAGAGCTCAACCGTCGTCTGAGAACAATCCTGAACAACAAAGCAACCCAACAGGTGACTGACTACGTCAATACAAATCAACACTGACATATATACAGAAATAATAGTAGCAGACAATTACTGTGTGGCTTCTGTATAAATCAGCATCAGCACTGTGCTTGTAATATGCTGGTATGTAAAAAATTTTGTGGCAGGGCAAGTAAGATTTTGAAGCACTAGTAGCGAGTGACTCCCTCTTTTCtttcgttgtttgattaacattaatgacagagaGCAGCAGGTATTATATTAAAATCTAAATCACAGATCTAATGTACATCAAATTTTTccacaactgtttactttcacttaagacatacCCAAATATGTTTAAGCGAATACTCACAAAAACagatatatattgaaataatttagTGTTCATGCTGTCTGAGAGGCGGCTTTCTGTGTGGACGCTCTGGGTGTCAGTCAGTGCGAGTAACGAATTGAGATCGTTTTTGTGGCTTATTGCGCTTAAAAACTAGTTTTAACATCAAGTACTTCCCGCGTTTTCTCATTTATGCATGTTCTTTtcgtaaaaacagaaataagcCCAAATATCTTGATTAGGTAGATTATCTGGAAACATCAGACGCAATTAAGTGCTTTCTAATAGTAGATGCaacttttgtttattaatatagCCGATAACGAGTACTTTACTAACAATAAAACGGTACATTAATATGACGGGCCTATTTAACTACATTTATGCAGAATCGTTCACACAGTTCTAGTGTGTGCTTGCTCAATTATGTTAAGATGAAAAAGGAGTTAATTATCTGACTATTGTATCTAGCTACTGTTAGCATATGATCTACCTTTACCATGATCTGCATCTGTATCTTCTCCTAGGTCTGCGTTAAAATATGGCGTGAGCCTCGGGAAAAAATGTGACAAATGAGATCCACTTTCATATTTGGGAGGCCTGCACATGCATTCAAAGCAAAGTAACTCAtaattttaaagggacagtcgACTCATTATAAAATGCAGTTACAGTATTTTCCGGCATCACCCGTGCATTAATGCAGCCCAGCTCATGAACTAGCAacataaagcagctctacattACGACAGTTTCACAAGTTAATCTTTCAGCTGTAATCTGTGCTAATAATAAAGATGTTTCTCATCAATATTCTTTGTctgcagaaaaacacacaaaagggAGGAAAGGTTTCAGGAGCCTGCGGAAGGCTGTAAAACGCCACTTCCAAAGCCTCAAAACCAAAGTGTGTCGTGGTGTGCCTGAAGGGGAGCCATCGCAGGAGAATCCACAAACATCCAGAGCAGAACCGACAGGCTGTGAGTCTACAGTTATTATTGCTCTGGTTCGTGTCAGTTCTAGCCTGTTGTTTCtggttttagtttaaattttttcttCTCTACTGTTGTTTCCTCAACTGATATGCGCAGGTGTGTTTAGTCAGAAGCAGCTGCTGGAGTTCAGCCTCATACTGTATAGTAACATGTTGTTATGTGTTTTTCAGATGACTTTTTCAGATGGACACCTTTGAATCCAATATGTGTATTGAGACTGCAGCCTGAAGCAGAATACTTCCGCTCTCTCTATGAAGTGGGAGAGGAACTGGCATCGGGAAGGTTTGCCTGTCTTCATGAAGGAATAAGAAGATCGGATGGCCAACAAGTATGTTGCTCTTGCTGCATAACCCAACTTTTTGCCTTGTGTTTTCTTCTGTGAACTTTGAGTCCTGACATAGATATCAGTGTTTACAGCTTCGAAAAACacatgattaaaaaatgtaaagattATAGATGATCatgaacacaaacaaaaattgaTGAGTTTacttacattttcaaacattttcttcatttttaggTGCTCATCAAATTTGCCAGGAGGCGCTGGGCTATAGACAGAATGCCGTATGATGTAAGACTTTATTCTTCATGAAATTCTCTTAagaatagtttttattaaattctgtATGTAGATATATGAGGTATAACTCAATTAGACAATCAAGGCCTAGAATCATCGGTTATAAAGTACATGTGAAGTTCATCTCAGGAGATCTGAAATTAGTCTGGAGTCAGCTAACCTTTTGTCAATCTCTTTTCTTTAGGATAGTTTTTGCAGTGCTCTGTGTGAAGAGGCAATTATAATGTTGGCGCTGCAAAGGCCTCCGTCCTGTGAACATGTCATACGATTATATGACTGGTTTACCGTGATGAAACGAGACGTCTTGGTCATGGAAAATCCCCGTCCGTGTGTGACTCTGTCTGAGTTCATCAGACAAAACAGATGTCACCTGAATGAAGAAACAGCCAGACGCATCCTGCAGCAGCTCACAGTCGCACTGAAGCATTGTTTGGATCGTGGCGTTTTACATTACACAGATTTCAGAAGAGTTCTCATGAACACAGACACCCTGCAGCTGAAGATAATCAACTTTAGACATGCACGGCTTGTCGCTGCATCAAGTGAGTTGGCTTTTTGAACACAGTTCACTGAtgatcatattattattattattattattattattatgttttactAAACACtggaaatgcatttatttattttttacagaagaGGACCTAAAGTTTTTAGACCCAGTGGTCAGAGTGGCCAGTGTTTTGGAAACGGCTAGATTCTTATGCTCAGTGCTAGATGAGCTCATTGATGCATTTCCGCCTTGGGAACAAGAACACCTGTCCAAACGTGAGACCAACAACAAGGACGAAATGGAAATAACACCATTATTgcttaaaaaacatataaaGCTCTGAcacaagtgacagtaaatgatTAGTGTCGAGTGTAAAACATTGACAGATTACTCTGAATGTTTAGCAGTGATTAAATGGGCATCCAGAGAAAGCAACAAATGCATTGTTTCATGATCACATTACCTTACATGAACTATAGacctaaaaatgtgtttatgagAGTCAAGGCAAATATGACTGATCGGATCTCTTCTGAACACTTTCACAGATTGCAGGGATCTTCTTCGGAAACTTGGGTACGGAGGGCCAGCAATGATTGAGACTTTACAGGACATCTTAGATCATGCCTGGTTTGGAGACCTCTCCACAGCGAATGAAGGAGaaggaaactgaaaaaaaagcatcagaaaAGAGATGTTCTTTTGATCGATTCAGGCCTTTTAAATAAGAAAGAGCTCTTTTCAGTTCAGAACAGAAGCTTATTGTCATGCTCTCATTGTTTGACAGGTTGGGCAGCAGCTCTGAGCTCCTTTAACCCGGGATCATCTCTCTTCCAGAGATGTTAGGACTCCAGAACTTCTCCACTCTCCTCATCCAGAGCCAGAAGCTGCTCTGTTCAGCTGTGGGTTTACAACTGTGCCTTTATTACAGTGAtccacaaataaatgtgaagagACTCACAAACACAGCTCTGCCAGGCATTCGTTTGCCAGTCGCTTCTTGTGCATTTGTGCATCGCAGCACGCATTTGAGGATTTCGAAATGTTTCTGGCGTCAAGACGTGTGCACAAATCCAGACAGGTGGACTCCACCCACCGTCTGCTgctgaccaatcacagcacGTTCTCACTACAACCAATCACGCTTTGCTTATTTATCTACACCGGTTCAGATAGGAATTATAAGGTCCATAAGAAGTGGCGCAGTACAAGACTGTGAGATTGTGTATCAAGCCAAgcctgttttaatgttttaatcacCTTTAAAAATATTAGAGGAAGAGAAATAGTGCTTTACGTCTCTTTATGGGAACACTGGATAGAAACGTTATATGAAAGCGTCACATAATTCTAGAATCGATAGACTAATAAATAACTCGATTCATTTAACAGATGAAATTACTGTCACACAACAGCCGACAGCATTTCCCAGTTCTTCAGTCAAGCATATTTAATGATGATCTAACAATtaagcattataaatattttagacattaattaaatgtattgcaAATCCACTCACAACACCGCAGTAGAGCTGCAGCGATTCTGAGGCTCATACTGTTACTGTACTCATATTTGATATTTGTCCTGTATTTGTGTAAGTACAGGTGATTGATTATAATGCGTTCTGTTTGATTCTGTCAGGTGTAGAGAGGCTGTTGTCGCTCAGGATCTGTGaataatcataatttatatACAATCCTGAGTTTATCCTGATTCACGGATCCCAGTGGAAATATAAAGAAGCCACATTAACGAAGGTTTACCCACACAAAAATCACTTAACCCCTTAACCGCCGCCCCCTTTCTGAACATGCTGTAATTTAGGAACGCTTTGGAATACAGACCTGAGGCTGGTCTCTTTATAAAGAGACCAGCAGGTTATTGCTGAAGTgaaagcatttcaaaaaaggAAGTTTGTTTActgtaatgaaaatgtactgtgcaaagaagtttttattttatttaaaataaatattgtataaaattgctataaaattaaagccatataaatatatatatataagttgtGTTCCCTAAATAAGTTAaatagatatactgtatataagaaaaaaatctgagGTCCCTGTGAGATTTTAATTAgaacatgttattaaaaataggCACCAGGTGACACCCAAACTCCAGTGACTTCTTGATGCATTTCCCTGTCACACACGTTTACATTTCTGTTGCAATGTTGTCTATTCCAAAATAATGAACAAATATGAAATCTTAAGACTCAGACCTTTCTGACAAAATGTATTCTAAAAAGATTTGATTATAAAATATGGTGAAGTATTTTGTAATATGACACCTGACACCGCTAAAAGAATTTACCATTCCAAGATAACAGAATGTCTGATTTCATAATGGTTTTCACTGATGaattttgatgaattttgaGTTTTTAGGCTTTCGAATGATATCTAATTTACAATGATTACTAAGAGTTTAGAGGAACGAAGAGCCCAAAGAATGTTGCTCCCTTCAGGAGAGCAAAATGAATCTGTTCCCATCCTGACTGTAAAGCAGAATGTGATGGTTGTAGCGAGAACGAGATGCTGGTCAACGCAATGTTTCTGTTATCTGATTGGCTCGAGTAGATGGTGGGTGGATGGGTAAAGCCTTTTGTACTCCTTAAATCTACACaagttaaaggtgctgtatgtaggattttgactctactaaagcataaaaatactataatatgtttgcagatatttaagaaacatgcattttaaaaaaaaaaaaaaaaaaaaatgcatatatgtatatcagacacacacaggGTAAGTGAGACGTGAGCATGGGGGCCTGGACTTTGAACTGGACTGGCTCCACGCTGCACGTCACGCTTTTTTAATGCATCATACACTCaactatacatatacatatacatatacatatgtaggGTAAGCATGGCATGTGAGTGGCGGCCGGGGGTGGAACTTTGGGCCTTGTGCCCCGCAGCACCTCTCCTTGATGGCTCGTTTTTTGGCATAATTTATGCCTTACACATGGAGGGCCCAGAGGCAGCCTCACAACATCTTTCTATTTacagctttattattattattactattattatttcgtCATTACTATTACTTCATTAATATtactaacattattattattattattattattattactatttgtcCTCTTCCTGATTCCCCAACCACCCCCTGTCTTGGATGAATAAGTTTATTATCGTTATTGCTGCTactattactgttattacttatcaccttcctcatcctccatcctttaatttattttttatttttattaatgctattattactattattattattactgttatcattactattgttatttattttattttattttttttatttttttgctattgTCATGTCTGATGTACTTTCTTTGATTTATATACTTTCACCCCCAACAcccagtctcacacacacacacacacacacacacacacacacacacacactcactcactcactcactcactcacacaaatcatgttggctgtcatgtatgttttgttgaccttggttattttgtatgtattttatgcttgtttgcataataaaaaaaaaaaaaaaaaagaaacatgctaagttaacatacttgtttatctgaaaaacaatgctacagtcagttattctcctttgaaaatgtgcattccggcccggaatgtctgtgtttgttatggtttgtgaaacccgcccactgccagtttacccaactgtatttcggcaccgcgggttgccagttggcggaaaacacagcgtatttaatttcattcatcggcATGTGCGCTCGTTTCTGTTGGTGTccttaatctggcaacctgcgtgtgcgtcaagtctgaggaggaggggccgggtgaaaaaaaaacgtctccaatattttgaatttggactgcaatacctagttcaaccgctaggtgtcaatcctacatacagcacctttaacttCACTAGATGCACTTAACATCGAAATATCGAAACCCGTAACGTCATCAAGCACAGATAACTCCATGATAtccatgtgtatttatattggagtaatatacaattattattaacataaaGTGTCATatttgaaagtttttagacTGAATGGTAAATGTAATTtgataatacagtaatatttataccgCATATAAATCACACCTTGGACTCAAATCCTCGTcccactgcatttattttagtcAAACTTGCAGAACTGTAgtgaagaaatattttatttcagttcgtTTTTCAGtaattgttttttcatttttattttatgtcagtttatgaaaatgattttgatCAGTTGTTTTCATCttagtttcagtttttgttGACCTTGTCCACC
The sequence above is drawn from the Onychostoma macrolepis isolate SWU-2019 chromosome 04, ASM1243209v1, whole genome shotgun sequence genome and encodes:
- the LOC131539511 gene encoding serine/threonine-protein kinase pim-1-like isoform X1; this translates as MDADSPETQPSSGKPEQQNNPTEKHTKGRKGFRSLRKAVKRHFQSLKTKVCRGVPEGEPSQENPQTSRAEPTADTDPLEAQQVFDYAQATQSRAVASAESSSDVFEDAFEYFPAENSRAQPSSENNPEQQSNPTEKHTKGRKGFRSLRKAVKRHFQSLKTKVCRGVPEGEPSQENPQTSRAEPTGYDFFRWTPLNPICVLRLQPEAEYFRSLYEVGEELASGRFACLHEGIRRSDGQQVLIKFARRRWAIDRMPYDDSFCSALCEEAIIMLALQRPPSCEHVIRLYDWFTVMKRDVLVMENPRPCVTLSEFIRQNRCHLNEETARRILQQLTVALKHCLDRGVLHYTDFRRVLMNTDTLQLKIINFRHARLVAASKEDLKFLDPVVRVASVLETARFLCSVLDELIDAFPPWEQEHLSKHCRDLLRKLGYGGPAMIETLQDILDHAWFGDLSTANEGEGN
- the LOC131539511 gene encoding serine/threonine-protein kinase pim-2-like isoform X2; translated protein: MDADSPETQPSSGKPEQQNNPTEKHTKGRKGFRSLRKAVKRHFQSLKTKVCRGVPEGEPSQENPQTSRAEPTADTDPLEAQQVFDYAQATQSRAVASAESSSDVFEDAFEYFPAENSRAQPSSENNPEQQSNPTEKHTKGRKGFRSLRKAVKRHFQSLKTKVCRGVPEGEPSQENPQTSRAEPTGYDFFRWTPLNPICVLRLQPEAEYFRSLYEVGEELASGRFACLHEGIRRSDGQQVLIKFARRRWAIDRMPYDDSFCSALCEEAIIMLALQRPPSCEHVIRLYDWFTVMKRDVLVMENPRPCVTLSEFIRQNRCHLNEETARRILQQLTVALKHCLDRGVLHYTDFRRVLMNTDTLQLKIINFRHARLVAASSWAAALSSFNPGSSLFQRC